One region of Streptomyces sp. CG4 genomic DNA includes:
- a CDS encoding Lrp/AsnC family transcriptional regulator: protein MVQAYILIQTEVGKASTVAEVIAKIPGVIQAEDVTGPYDVIVRAQADTVDDLGRMVVAKVQQVEGITRTLTCPVVHL from the coding sequence GTGGTACAGGCGTACATCCTGATCCAGACGGAGGTCGGCAAAGCGTCGACCGTCGCCGAAGTGATCGCCAAGATCCCTGGAGTGATCCAGGCCGAGGACGTGACGGGTCCGTACGATGTCATCGTGCGCGCCCAGGCCGACACGGTCGACGACCTCGGTCGCATGGTGGTCGCCAAGGTCCAGCAAGTGGAAGGCATCACCCGCACCCTGACCTGTCCGGTCGTGCATCTGTAG
- the rpmB gene encoding 50S ribosomal protein L28, with the protein MAANCDVCGKGPGFGNNISHSHRRTSRRWNPNIQRVRTVVGGTPKRVNACTSCIKAGKVSR; encoded by the coding sequence GTGGCTGCCAACTGCGACGTCTGCGGCAAGGGGCCGGGCTTCGGCAACAACATCTCGCACTCGCACCGCCGTACGTCCCGCCGCTGGAACCCGAACATCCAGCGTGTGCGTACCGTGGTCGGCGGGACGCCGAAGCGCGTGAACGCTTGCACCTCGTGCATCAAGGCCGGCAAGGTCTCGCGCTGA
- the thiD gene encoding bifunctional hydroxymethylpyrimidine kinase/phosphomethylpyrimidine kinase encodes MIPRVLTVAGSDSGGGAGIQADLKTMLALGVHGMSVITAVTAQNSLGVQGAWELPVAAVRAQYRSVVDDIGVQAVKTGMLASAELVEEVAELISGTDAPAVVDPVGVSKHGDPLLAASALDSVRTKLLPAATVATPNLDEVAQLTGVHVESEDDLRRAAAAVLAYGPRWVLIKGGHLSGDAVDLLTDGSSEHWLRAPRHDNRHTHGTGCTLASAIASGLAKGLTVPDAATQAKEYVTGAIAAGFALGAGIGPVDHGWALRGAHAG; translated from the coding sequence ATGATTCCCCGGGTTCTCACGGTGGCGGGCTCGGACTCCGGCGGTGGCGCCGGAATCCAGGCCGACCTGAAGACGATGCTGGCGCTCGGGGTGCACGGGATGAGCGTGATCACGGCGGTGACCGCGCAGAACTCACTGGGCGTGCAGGGCGCGTGGGAACTGCCCGTGGCGGCCGTACGCGCCCAGTACCGCAGCGTCGTCGACGACATCGGCGTCCAGGCCGTGAAGACCGGCATGCTGGCCTCGGCGGAACTGGTCGAGGAGGTCGCCGAGTTGATCTCCGGCACGGACGCGCCGGCCGTGGTGGACCCGGTGGGCGTCTCCAAGCACGGCGACCCGCTGCTGGCCGCCTCCGCGCTGGACTCCGTACGGACGAAGCTGCTGCCGGCGGCCACCGTGGCCACCCCCAACCTCGACGAGGTGGCCCAACTCACCGGCGTGCACGTCGAGTCCGAGGACGATCTGCGGCGAGCGGCGGCGGCCGTGCTGGCGTACGGGCCGCGGTGGGTGCTGATCAAGGGCGGGCATCTGTCCGGGGACGCCGTGGATCTGCTGACGGACGGCTCGTCCGAGCACTGGCTGCGCGCCCCCCGCCACGACAACCGGCACACCCATGGCACGGGCTGCACCCTCGCCTCCGCGATCGCCTCGGGGCTGGCGAAGGGACTCACCGTGCCGGACGCGGCCACGCAGGCCAAGGAGTACGTCACCGGGGCGATCGCGGCCGGGTTCGCACTGGGCGCCGGCATCGGCCCGGTGGACCACGGGTGGGCGCTGCGGGGGGCTCACGCCGGGTAG
- the cofC gene encoding 2-phospho-L-lactate guanylyltransferase produces MQWTLVIPLKPLSRAKSRLSDTAGDGVRPGLALAFAQDTVAAAVACTAVSDVAVVTDDELAARELAALGARIVPDTPAGGLNAALAHGAAVVREMRPRTPIAALNADLPALRPSELAVVLGAAAEFPRAFLADAAQLGTTLLAAGPDAELRPEFGLDSRSRHRASGARELELAEVDSVRQDVDTGDDLRSALALGVGPYTAATSAGLLIPGS; encoded by the coding sequence GTGCAATGGACGTTGGTCATCCCGCTGAAACCCTTGTCCCGGGCCAAGAGCAGGCTCTCGGACACGGCCGGCGATGGTGTGCGGCCGGGGCTGGCCCTGGCGTTCGCCCAGGACACGGTGGCCGCGGCGGTGGCCTGTACGGCGGTTTCGGATGTGGCGGTCGTCACGGACGACGAGCTGGCCGCGCGTGAGCTGGCCGCACTGGGCGCCCGGATCGTGCCGGACACCCCGGCGGGCGGGCTGAACGCCGCTCTGGCGCACGGCGCGGCCGTCGTACGGGAAATGCGCCCGCGCACACCGATCGCGGCGCTGAATGCCGATCTCCCGGCGTTGCGCCCGTCGGAACTCGCCGTTGTCCTGGGCGCGGCAGCGGAGTTTCCGCGCGCGTTTCTCGCGGATGCGGCTCAGCTGGGCACGACGTTGCTGGCCGCGGGGCCGGACGCGGAATTGCGCCCGGAGTTCGGTCTTGATTCCCGTTCCCGGCATCGCGCCTCCGGCGCCCGGGAACTGGAGCTCGCCGAGGTCGATTCGGTACGACAGGACGTGGATACCGGGGATGATCTGCGGTCGGCGCTGGCCTTGGGAGTGGGCCCGTATACGGCGGCGACATCGGCGGGTTTGCTGATCCCGGGGTCGTAA
- a CDS encoding lysophospholipid acyltransferase family protein, producing the protein MPRRRIGFWYRFAAVLCKPPLVVLIKRDWRGMEHIPAEGGFITVVNHNSHVDPFAYAHYQYNTGRVPRFLAKSGLFKKGFIGAAMRGTGQIPVYRESTDALSAFRAAIDAVERGECVAFYPEGTLTRDPDGWPMTGKTGAARVALQTKCPVVPVAQWGANELLPPYAKKPNLFPRKTHHVLAGPPVDLSRFYDKEMTPDLLKEATEVIMAAITRQLEELRGEKAPETPYDPRRERIEQRRRTQAQTQAAQTQAAQTQGAHTQAAQTQGTEPEGQSK; encoded by the coding sequence GTGCCCCGCCGCAGAATCGGCTTCTGGTACCGCTTCGCCGCGGTGCTCTGCAAACCGCCGCTGGTCGTTCTGATCAAGCGGGACTGGCGCGGAATGGAGCACATTCCGGCCGAGGGCGGATTTATCACTGTGGTGAACCACAATTCCCATGTGGACCCCTTCGCGTACGCGCACTATCAGTACAACACCGGACGGGTTCCGCGATTCCTGGCGAAGAGCGGGCTTTTCAAGAAGGGATTCATCGGCGCCGCCATGCGCGGCACCGGGCAGATCCCCGTCTACCGCGAGTCCACGGACGCGCTGAGCGCCTTCCGCGCCGCGATCGACGCCGTGGAGCGCGGCGAATGCGTCGCCTTCTACCCCGAGGGCACCCTCACCCGCGACCCGGACGGCTGGCCCATGACCGGCAAGACCGGCGCCGCCCGCGTGGCCCTGCAGACCAAGTGCCCGGTCGTCCCGGTCGCCCAGTGGGGCGCCAACGAACTGCTGCCGCCGTACGCCAAGAAGCCGAACCTCTTCCCGCGCAAGACCCATCACGTGCTCGCGGGCCCGCCGGTGGACCTGTCGCGCTTCTACGACAAGGAGATGACCCCGGACCTGCTGAAGGAGGCCACCGAGGTCATCATGGCGGCCATCACCCGCCAGCTCGAGGAGCTCCGCGGCGAGAAGGCGCCCGAGACCCCCTACGACCCGCGCCGCGAGCGGATCGAACAACGGCGCCGCACCCAGGCCCAGACACAAGCCGCACAGACGCAGGCCGCACAGACGCAGGGCGCACACACGCAGGCCGCACAGACGCAGGGCACGGAACCGGAGGGGCAGAGCAAGTGA
- a CDS encoding D-alanine--D-alanine ligase family protein — protein MSTENLPQSPEQPSRKPRVAVVFGGRSSEHGISTVTAGAVLGAIDRTKYDVLPIGITREGRWVLTADEPERMAITDRRVPAVEDMAESAEGGVVLPVDPANREVVYSEPGSVPKALGEVDVVFPVLHGPYGEDGTLQGLLELSGVPYVGAGVLASAVGQDKEYMKRIFTSYGLGVGPYVVIRPREWERDESAARKKIVDFAGDHGWPLFVKPARAGSSIGITKVDDLSGLDEAIATAQAHDPKILVEAAVRGREIECGVLEFEDGPRASVPAEIPPPDAHAYYDFEAKYIDSTPGIVPAPLTEEQTAEVRRLAVEAFEAVSCEGLVRADFFLTEDGEFVINEINTLPGFTPISMYPQMWQASGVSYPELIDRLVQAALRRSTGLR, from the coding sequence ATGAGCACCGAGAACCTTCCCCAGAGCCCCGAGCAGCCGTCGCGCAAGCCCCGCGTGGCCGTCGTGTTCGGCGGGCGCAGCTCCGAACACGGGATCTCCACGGTCACCGCCGGCGCCGTCCTCGGCGCCATCGACCGGACCAAGTACGACGTGCTGCCGATCGGCATCACGCGGGAGGGCCGTTGGGTGCTCACCGCCGACGAGCCGGAGCGGATGGCCATCACCGACCGCCGGGTGCCCGCCGTCGAGGACATGGCCGAGTCCGCCGAGGGCGGCGTGGTGCTCCCCGTCGACCCGGCCAACCGCGAGGTCGTCTACAGCGAGCCCGGCTCGGTGCCCAAGGCGCTCGGCGAGGTCGACGTGGTCTTCCCCGTGCTGCACGGCCCGTACGGCGAGGACGGCACCCTGCAGGGCCTCCTGGAGCTGTCCGGGGTGCCGTACGTGGGCGCCGGTGTGCTCGCCTCGGCGGTCGGCCAGGACAAGGAGTACATGAAGCGGATCTTCACCTCCTACGGGCTCGGGGTCGGCCCGTACGTGGTGATCCGCCCCCGTGAGTGGGAGCGGGACGAGTCCGCCGCCCGCAAGAAGATCGTCGACTTCGCCGGCGACCACGGCTGGCCGCTGTTCGTGAAGCCCGCGCGCGCGGGTTCCTCGATCGGCATCACCAAGGTCGACGACCTGTCCGGCCTGGACGAGGCGATCGCCACCGCGCAGGCGCACGACCCGAAGATCCTCGTCGAGGCCGCCGTGCGGGGCCGCGAGATCGAGTGCGGGGTGCTGGAGTTCGAGGACGGGCCGCGCGCCTCCGTGCCGGCCGAGATCCCGCCGCCGGACGCGCACGCGTACTACGATTTCGAGGCCAAGTACATCGACTCCACGCCCGGTATCGTCCCGGCGCCGCTCACCGAGGAGCAGACGGCCGAGGTGCGGCGGCTCGCGGTGGAGGCGTTCGAGGCGGTCTCCTGCGAGGGCCTGGTCCGCGCGGACTTCTTCCTCACCGAGGACGGCGAGTTCGTGATCAACGAGATCAACACGCTGCCCGGTTTCACGCCGATCTCGATGTACCCGCAGATGTGGCAGGCCAGCGGCGTCAGCTACCCCGAGCTGATCGACCGCCTGGTGCAGGCGGCGCTGCGCCGCTCGACCGGGCTGCGCTGA
- a CDS encoding DUF3515 domain-containing protein yields the protein MNIFRHRPFGLLAPALLITVAGCSSADDSATVAVPSPDAKTAPVCRDLHKALPQQLDGRSRNDPEPRSAYTAGWGSPAIILRCGVVRPPKMIDPKVAEGGDPDAIAGGVNGVDWLMERQGDGTWRFTTAGRVAYVQVSLPKGMSAQDEGTVVLTHLADAVKKAIPTGIASMRG from the coding sequence GTGAACATCTTCCGTCACCGGCCCTTCGGCCTGCTCGCGCCCGCGCTGCTGATCACGGTCGCGGGCTGTTCATCTGCAGACGACAGCGCCACGGTGGCGGTTCCCAGCCCCGACGCGAAGACGGCCCCGGTGTGCCGGGATCTGCACAAGGCGCTGCCGCAGCAGCTCGACGGACGAAGCCGCAACGACCCCGAGCCCCGGTCCGCCTACACGGCGGGCTGGGGAAGCCCGGCGATCATACTGCGCTGCGGGGTGGTACGGCCGCCGAAGATGATCGATCCCAAGGTGGCCGAGGGCGGTGACCCCGACGCCATCGCGGGCGGGGTGAACGGCGTCGACTGGCTGATGGAGAGGCAGGGCGACGGCACCTGGCGGTTCACCACCGCGGGCCGCGTGGCTTATGTGCAGGTCAGCCTGCCCAAGGGGATGTCCGCGCAGGACGAGGGCACGGTCGTGCTCACGCACCTCGCGGACGCCGTGAAGAAGGCGATCCCCACGGGGATCGCCTCCATGCGCGGATGA
- a CDS encoding thiamine-phosphate kinase, whose amino-acid sequence MKGTVGELGEFGLIRELTSRLTTTPAVRIGPGDDAAVVAAPDRRVVASTDILLEGRHFRRDWSTAYDVGRKAAAQNLADIAAMGAVPTALLLGLVVPAELPVTWPSELMDGLRDECQVAGASVVGGDVVRGDTIMVSITALGDLRNQEPVTRAGAQPGDLVAVTGWLGWSAAGYAVLSRGFRSPRAFVEAHRRPEPPYHAGPAAAALGATAMCDVSDGLIADLGHIAEASKVRIDIRSSAIDIPTQMNDIGQAVGVDPLQWVLSGGEDHAIVATFPSDTKLPARWKVIGEVLNPSALPQVTVDGAPWTSKGGWDHFGDIES is encoded by the coding sequence ATGAAGGGCACTGTTGGTGAGCTCGGGGAGTTCGGGCTCATCAGGGAGCTCACCTCCCGTCTCACCACCACCCCGGCGGTCCGGATCGGCCCCGGCGACGACGCCGCGGTGGTCGCCGCGCCCGACCGGCGGGTGGTGGCGAGCACCGACATCCTGCTGGAAGGGCGGCACTTCCGCCGCGACTGGTCCACGGCGTACGACGTCGGGCGCAAGGCCGCGGCGCAGAACCTCGCCGACATCGCCGCGATGGGCGCCGTACCGACCGCCCTGCTGCTCGGCCTGGTCGTGCCGGCCGAACTCCCGGTGACCTGGCCCAGCGAGCTGATGGACGGCCTGCGCGACGAGTGCCAGGTCGCGGGCGCCTCCGTGGTCGGCGGGGACGTCGTACGCGGGGACACGATCATGGTGTCGATCACCGCGCTCGGCGATCTGCGCAACCAGGAGCCCGTCACCCGGGCCGGTGCCCAGCCCGGCGACCTGGTGGCCGTCACGGGCTGGCTGGGCTGGTCCGCGGCCGGGTACGCGGTCCTCTCCCGCGGCTTCCGCTCCCCGCGCGCCTTCGTGGAGGCTCACCGGCGTCCCGAGCCGCCGTACCACGCGGGCCCGGCGGCGGCCGCCCTGGGCGCGACCGCGATGTGCGACGTGAGCGACGGGCTGATCGCCGACCTCGGGCACATCGCCGAGGCCAGCAAGGTCCGCATCGACATCCGATCCAGCGCGATCGACATCCCGACGCAGATGAACGACATCGGGCAGGCCGTGGGCGTCGATCCGCTGCAGTGGGTGCTGAGCGGGGGAGAGGACCACGCGATCGTCGCGACCTTCCCGTCGGACACCAAGCTGCCGGCCCGCTGGAAGGTCATCGGCGAGGTCCTCAACCCCTCCGCGCTGCCCCAGGTGACCGTCGACGGGGCGCCCTGGACCAGCAAGGGCGGCTGGGACCACTTCGGGGACATCGAGTCATGA
- a CDS encoding DAK2 domain-containing protein has product MAQVPQTFLDALAVRTWCGLALAAVGRARAEIDAINVYPVADGDTGTNLYLTLESAATAVEAVFAGYGTGAGEPSLADAAHAMAHGALIGARGNSGTILAQLLRGMSQVLADDSGRATPHIDGAGLRLALRRAADSARQAVAHPVEGTVLTVASAAAEAAEGAEGDCGTVARAAYEGARTALAATPEQLAVLGRAGVVDAGGRGLVAVLGALVEAFTGETPTVPVPVTPRAPGAVSGGHARVEPTSDADAGLCADTAGAGGPAFEVIYLLEADDTAVARLRARLDALGDSLVVVGGDGLWNVHVHVDDAGAAVEAGVEAGRPYRIRITHFGLGDAHTAGERLPRERVQRAVVAVVPGEGLAGLYGEAGATTVLARPGEPPASGELVQALRRAHAREVVLLPNDAELRHTAAAAAEQARTEGIRVALIPTRSAVQGIAALAVHEPERRFDEDVVQMTAAAGATRYAEVVVAEHESWTTAGICQAGDVLGLIDGDVAVIGPEVTATAATVLDRMLQAGGELVTLVVGDEAPATIAEYLETRVRESYLAVDTVVYRGGRQGTLLLIGVE; this is encoded by the coding sequence GTGGCGCAGGTGCCGCAGACATTCCTCGATGCTCTCGCGGTGCGCACCTGGTGCGGTCTGGCACTCGCGGCGGTGGGGCGCGCGCGTGCGGAGATCGACGCGATCAACGTCTATCCGGTGGCCGACGGCGACACCGGAACGAATCTCTACCTCACCCTGGAGTCGGCGGCCACGGCCGTGGAGGCGGTGTTCGCCGGATACGGGACGGGCGCCGGGGAGCCGTCCCTCGCGGACGCCGCGCACGCGATGGCCCACGGGGCGCTCATCGGGGCTCGGGGCAACTCCGGGACGATCCTGGCGCAGTTGCTGCGGGGCATGTCCCAGGTGCTCGCCGACGACAGCGGGCGTGCGACCCCCCACATCGACGGCGCGGGGCTGCGGCTGGCGCTGCGGCGGGCCGCGGACTCCGCCCGGCAGGCCGTGGCCCACCCCGTGGAGGGCACGGTGCTGACCGTCGCCTCGGCCGCCGCCGAGGCCGCCGAGGGAGCCGAGGGCGACTGCGGGACGGTCGCGCGGGCGGCCTACGAGGGCGCGCGGACGGCCCTCGCGGCCACACCGGAGCAGCTGGCCGTGCTCGGCCGGGCCGGGGTCGTGGACGCGGGCGGACGGGGGCTCGTGGCGGTCCTGGGGGCGCTGGTGGAGGCGTTCACGGGGGAGACGCCGACGGTCCCGGTACCGGTGACGCCGAGAGCCCCGGGCGCTGTTTCCGGCGGGCACGCGCGCGTGGAGCCCACGTCCGACGCTGATGCCGGGCTCTGCGCCGACACGGCCGGCGCCGGCGGGCCCGCCTTCGAGGTGATCTATCTCCTGGAGGCCGACGACACGGCCGTGGCCCGGCTCCGGGCCCGCCTCGACGCCCTCGGCGACTCCCTGGTCGTGGTCGGCGGCGACGGGCTGTGGAACGTCCATGTGCACGTCGACGACGCGGGCGCCGCCGTGGAGGCGGGCGTCGAGGCCGGGCGGCCGTACCGGATCCGGATCACCCACTTCGGGCTCGGCGACGCGCACACCGCCGGCGAGCGGCTCCCGCGCGAGCGGGTCCAGCGGGCCGTCGTCGCCGTCGTACCGGGCGAGGGCCTGGCCGGGCTGTACGGCGAGGCGGGCGCCACGACCGTCCTCGCGCGCCCCGGGGAGCCGCCCGCCAGCGGGGAGCTGGTGCAGGCGCTGCGGCGCGCCCACGCGCGCGAGGTCGTCCTGCTGCCCAACGACGCCGAGCTGCGCCACACGGCCGCCGCGGCCGCCGAGCAGGCCCGCACCGAGGGCATCCGGGTGGCCCTGATCCCGACCCGCTCGGCGGTCCAGGGCATCGCCGCGCTCGCCGTGCACGAGCCGGAGCGCCGGTTCGACGAGGACGTCGTCCAGATGACCGCGGCGGCGGGCGCCACCCGGTACGCGGAGGTCGTCGTCGCCGAGCACGAGTCCTGGACGACGGCCGGCATCTGCCAGGCCGGGGACGTCCTCGGGCTGATCGACGGCGACGTGGCGGTCATCGGCCCCGAGGTCACCGCCACCGCCGCGACCGTCCTGGACCGCATGCTCCAGGCCGGCGGCGAGCTGGTCACCCTCGTCGTCGGTGACGAGGCTCCCGCGACCATCGCCGAGTACCTGGAGACACGGGTACGGGAGTCCTACCTCGCCGTGGACACCGTGGTGTACCGGGGCGGCCGGCAGGGGACCCTGCTGCTCATCGGCGTGGAGTGA
- a CDS encoding NAD(P)H-dependent glycerol-3-phosphate dehydrogenase yields MSEAVKAAVMGTGSWGTAFGMVLADAGCEVTLWARRPELAEAVNSTRTNPDYLPGVELPENLKATSDPAEALRDADFTVLAVPSQTLRANLAEWTPLLAPDTVLVSLMKGVELGSTMRMSEVIDDVAKVGADRIAVVTGPNLAREIAARMPAAAVVACADEAVARRLQAACHTPYFRPYTETDVVGCELGGAVKNVIGLAVGIADGMGLGDNAKGSLITRGLAETARLGVALGADPLTFSGLAGLGDLVATCSSPLSRNHTFGTNLGKGMTLEETIAVTRQTAEGVKSCESVADLARRHGVEMPITETVVDIVHEGKPPVVALKELMSRSAKPERR; encoded by the coding sequence GTGAGCGAGGCGGTAAAGGCGGCGGTCATGGGCACCGGCTCATGGGGCACGGCCTTCGGCATGGTGCTCGCCGACGCGGGCTGTGAAGTGACCCTGTGGGCCCGCCGCCCCGAGCTGGCCGAGGCCGTCAACTCCACGCGGACCAACCCCGACTACCTGCCCGGCGTCGAACTCCCCGAGAACCTCAAGGCCACCTCGGACCCGGCCGAGGCGCTGCGGGACGCGGACTTCACCGTCCTCGCCGTCCCCTCCCAGACCCTGCGCGCCAACCTCGCCGAGTGGACCCCGCTGCTCGCTCCGGACACCGTGCTCGTCTCCCTGATGAAGGGCGTCGAACTCGGCTCCACCATGCGGATGAGCGAGGTCATCGACGACGTCGCCAAGGTCGGCGCGGACCGCATCGCGGTCGTCACCGGGCCCAATCTGGCCCGCGAGATCGCCGCCCGGATGCCCGCCGCCGCCGTCGTCGCCTGCGCCGACGAGGCCGTCGCCAGGCGCCTCCAGGCCGCCTGCCACACGCCGTACTTCCGGCCGTACACGGAGACCGACGTGGTCGGCTGCGAGCTCGGCGGTGCCGTGAAGAACGTCATCGGGCTCGCCGTCGGCATCGCGGACGGCATGGGGCTCGGCGACAACGCCAAGGGCTCGCTCATCACCCGGGGCCTCGCCGAGACCGCGCGGCTCGGCGTCGCGCTCGGCGCCGACCCGCTGACCTTCTCCGGACTCGCGGGCCTCGGCGACCTGGTGGCCACCTGCTCCTCGCCGCTGTCCCGCAACCACACCTTCGGCACCAACCTCGGCAAGGGCATGACCCTGGAGGAGACCATCGCCGTCACCAGGCAGACCGCCGAGGGCGTCAAGTCCTGCGAGTCGGTGGCGGATCTGGCCCGCCGGCACGGGGTCGAGATGCCCATCACCGAGACGGTCGTGGACATCGTGCACGAGGGCAAGCCGCCGGTGGTCGCCCTCAAGGAGCTGATGTCGCGCAGCGCGAAGCCCGAGCGACGCTGA